In a genomic window of Pseudoglutamicibacter albus:
- the rpsN gene encoding 30S ribosomal protein S14 gives MAKKSKIAKNEQRKVIVARYAERRAELKKTLIDPNATDEAREAARVGLQKLPRDASPVRVRNRDSIDGRPRGTFQKFGISRVRFREMAHKGELPGITKSSW, from the coding sequence ATGGCTAAGAAGTCGAAGATCGCCAAGAACGAGCAGCGCAAGGTGATCGTGGCTCGCTACGCCGAGCGCCGCGCCGAGCTCAAGAAGACCCTGATCGACCCGAACGCAACCGACGAAGCCCGCGAGGCAGCACGCGTCGGTCTGCAGAAGCTCCCACGTGACGCCTCTCCAGTTCGCGTTCGCAACCGTGACTCCATCGACGGCCGCCCACGCGGTACCTTCCAGAAGTTCGGTATCTCGCGTGTGCGTTTCCGCGAAATGGCTCACAAGGGCGAGCTGCCAGGCATCACCAAGTCGTCCTGGTAA
- the rpmG gene encoding 50S ribosomal protein L33 translates to MAKAQDVRPIIKLKSTAGTGYTYVTRKNRRNNPDRIVLKKYDPVVRKHVDFREER, encoded by the coding sequence ATGGCAAAAGCACAGGATGTTCGCCCAATCATCAAGCTCAAGTCCACGGCAGGCACCGGTTACACCTACGTGACCCGCAAGAACCGCCGCAACAACCCGGACCGCATCGTGCTCAAGAAGTACGATCCAGTGGTTCGCAAGCACGTCGATTTCCGTGAGGAGCGGTAA
- a CDS encoding ABC transporter ATP-binding protein gives MSTASYALEARDVDVTYPDGTVAVRGVSVGVEPGSVLSLLGASGSGKSTLLRGIAGLEDVTAGEVLLDGVDVAGVPVHRRGIGMVFQDGQLFPHRTVGRNISYGLEMAGVAKEQRKARVEAMLSLVDLDGYAERPIRSLSGGQAQRVALARTLAPEPKVVLLDEPFSALDRGLRATLAPHVREILARTSTTAVHVTHDHTEARALATHVAILDHGKLIAHGTWEEIDQAAATDARIERLLG, from the coding sequence ATGTCTACTGCTTCATATGCCCTTGAGGCGCGCGATGTGGACGTCACCTATCCCGACGGCACCGTTGCTGTCCGCGGTGTCAGCGTGGGCGTGGAACCGGGCTCGGTTTTGAGCCTGTTGGGCGCTTCTGGCTCCGGTAAGTCCACGCTCTTGCGCGGAATCGCAGGCCTTGAAGACGTCACGGCTGGCGAGGTTCTGCTCGATGGCGTCGATGTTGCCGGTGTTCCGGTCCACCGGCGCGGCATCGGGATGGTGTTCCAGGACGGGCAACTGTTCCCGCACCGCACTGTGGGCCGCAACATCAGTTATGGCCTCGAGATGGCAGGGGTCGCGAAAGAGCAACGCAAGGCCAGGGTCGAGGCGATGCTTTCGCTCGTGGACTTGGACGGTTACGCCGAGCGCCCCATCCGCTCGCTTTCGGGAGGTCAGGCCCAACGTGTCGCGCTCGCACGCACGCTCGCGCCGGAACCGAAGGTCGTTTTGCTTGACGAGCCGTTTTCGGCTCTGGACCGCGGCCTGCGCGCAACGCTCGCGCCGCACGTGCGGGAAATCCTCGCCCGCACCAGCACGACCGCCGTGCACGTGACCCACGACCACACCGAAGCCCGTGCGCTCGCAACTCATGTGGCGATCCTCGATCACGGCAAGCTCATCGCCCACGGAACCTGGGAAGAGATCGACCAAGCGGCGGCAACAGACGCGCGCATCGAACGCCTGCTGGGCTAG
- a CDS encoding L-serine ammonia-lyase, which translates to MYLSIFDLFSVGLGPSSSHTVGPLRAGRDFVQRLAANPSAYGRLAGLRVDVYGSLAATGQGHGTFTALLLGLEGYAPETVLPEQAEARYAAWDRGEKLAVGSALDGVETVELAFGVEDMTQRPLTILPRHTNGLKIAALESAGGVIAEETYFSIGGGFIERAGDEDAAAHVDIDVPYPFDTGAELLQQCKDNDLAIWQVALANEEAIRDRQEVLDGIDHLWQVMEDCKNSAIERTGVLPGGLNVSRRAPRWHKELYARDTDRSFEYWQEWVNLAALAVNEENASGGRIVTAPTNGAAGIIPAVGFYVTHYARACRGQAPEVIAEQVRRYLLTAAAIGNLYKKQASISGAEVGCQGEVGSASSMAAAGLAEVLGGEPWQVEVAAEIAMEHNLGLTCDPIGGLVQIPCIERNALAATKAVNAARMAMMGDGTQKVSLDEVIKTMWDTGQDMLDKYKETARGGLAVNVVEC; encoded by the coding sequence ATGTACCTGAGTATTTTTGATCTTTTCTCCGTGGGTTTGGGGCCTTCGAGCTCCCACACGGTCGGCCCGTTGCGTGCCGGCCGGGACTTCGTGCAGCGTCTTGCCGCTAACCCGTCAGCGTATGGCCGGCTGGCTGGCTTACGTGTTGATGTGTATGGCTCGCTGGCTGCCACGGGACAAGGGCATGGGACGTTCACGGCACTCTTGTTGGGCCTTGAGGGCTATGCGCCGGAGACGGTTTTGCCCGAGCAGGCCGAGGCTCGTTATGCCGCGTGGGATCGCGGGGAGAAGCTCGCGGTGGGCTCCGCGCTCGATGGCGTGGAGACCGTTGAGCTCGCGTTCGGTGTTGAGGACATGACGCAGCGCCCGCTCACCATCTTGCCGCGGCACACGAACGGACTGAAGATCGCGGCCCTCGAATCCGCTGGGGGAGTCATCGCCGAAGAGACCTATTTCTCGATCGGCGGCGGATTCATCGAACGAGCTGGCGATGAAGACGCGGCGGCACACGTGGACATCGACGTCCCGTACCCCTTCGATACGGGTGCCGAGCTTCTGCAACAGTGCAAGGACAACGACCTCGCCATATGGCAGGTCGCGCTAGCTAACGAGGAAGCGATCCGCGACCGCCAAGAAGTCCTGGACGGCATCGACCATCTATGGCAGGTCATGGAGGACTGCAAGAACTCCGCGATCGAACGCACCGGCGTCCTCCCCGGCGGGCTCAACGTTTCACGCCGCGCACCACGCTGGCACAAGGAACTCTACGCCCGCGACACAGACCGCTCCTTCGAATACTGGCAAGAGTGGGTCAACCTCGCAGCGCTCGCCGTGAACGAAGAGAACGCCTCCGGCGGGCGCATCGTGACCGCCCCAACCAACGGCGCGGCCGGCATCATTCCGGCGGTCGGCTTCTACGTGACCCACTACGCCCGCGCGTGCCGCGGCCAAGCCCCCGAGGTCATCGCGGAACAAGTGCGCCGCTATCTGCTCACCGCGGCCGCGATCGGCAACCTGTATAAGAAACAAGCCTCTATCTCAGGGGCCGAGGTCGGCTGTCAAGGCGAAGTCGGATCCGCCTCCTCGATGGCCGCAGCGGGACTCGCAGAAGTCCTCGGTGGCGAACCCTGGCAAGTAGAAGTCGCCGCGGAGATCGCGATGGAACACAACCTCGGCCTCACATGCGATCCCATCGGCGGCCTCGTCCAAATCCCGTGCATCGAACGCAACGCGCTCGCCGCAACGAAGGCTGTCAACGCCGCCCGCATGGCGATGATGGGGGACGGCACACAGAAAGTCAGCCTCGATGAGGTCATCAAGACGATGTGGGACACCGGCCAAGACATGCTCGATAAATACAAGGAGACAGCCCGCGGCGGCCTCGCCGTCAACGTCGTCGAATGCTGA
- a CDS encoding HU family DNA-binding protein codes for MNRSELVSAIANNTGQTQTTVNDVLDALFQTVTEQISQGNKVSIPGWMSFERTNRAARQGRNPQTGETIQIPAGHSVKLSAGSKLKAAVSNK; via the coding sequence ATGAACCGCAGTGAGCTTGTGAGCGCTATCGCGAACAACACCGGCCAGACCCAGACCACGGTTAACGACGTACTGGATGCCCTCTTCCAGACCGTGACCGAGCAGATCTCCCAGGGCAACAAGGTCTCCATCCCAGGCTGGATGTCCTTCGAGCGCACCAACCGTGCCGCACGCCAGGGTCGCAACCCACAGACCGGCGAGACCATCCAGATCCCTGCTGGTCACTCCGTTAAGCTCTCCGCTGGCTCCAAGCTGAAGGCTGCTGTTTCCAATAAGTAA
- the gcvH gene encoding glycine cleavage system protein GcvH translates to MSDVKKNLRYSAEHEWVDDSNPVKVGISQVAADALGDVVYVDLPEAGSEVTAGETCGEVESTKSVSDLYAPVSGTIVEINQAVIDDPALLNSDPYGAGWLFTVEVTSEGELLSAEDYASANGGNLV, encoded by the coding sequence ATGTCCGATGTGAAGAAGAACCTCCGTTATTCCGCCGAGCACGAGTGGGTGGATGACTCCAACCCGGTGAAGGTTGGCATTTCCCAGGTTGCGGCTGACGCCCTGGGTGACGTCGTCTACGTAGACCTGCCAGAGGCCGGCAGCGAGGTTACCGCTGGTGAGACGTGCGGCGAGGTCGAGTCCACCAAGTCGGTTTCTGACCTGTACGCGCCGGTCAGCGGCACGATCGTTGAGATCAACCAGGCCGTGATCGATGATCCTGCACTGTTGAACTCGGACCCATACGGTGCCGGTTGGCTTTTCACTGTAGAGGTGACCTCGGAAGGTGAGCTGCTCTCCGCTGAGGATTACGCTTCCGCGAATGGCGGCAACCTCGTCTAG
- a CDS encoding thiamine ABC transporter substrate-binding protein, whose product MRRNPLMAATAVLSVAGLALSGCSIAAQQEDAESKEKTVTIITHDSFELTKEQVKKFETETGYKLKTTSPGDASSVVNQLILAEGKASADGFYGVDNLQAGALTEKGVVEDYVPEKLPEAAKKLTNSDALTPIDQGQVCINADAGWFKKNKVDLPKSINDLTKPEYAKLLVAQDPAQSSPGFAFMVATMHKTKDWKKAWEDMLAGGTKVVSSWSNAYNTDFSGSEGKGKYPLVVSYSSSPAFEGGKTVNIDDTCIDQVEYAGVLKNAKNPDGAKAFVDFMLSEDMQNAIPEQMYMYPVNPDVKLPKDWAAHAPLSKTSVTPDPSEIAQKREEWIKQFRELSKNAK is encoded by the coding sequence ATGCGTAGAAACCCTCTTATGGCGGCTACCGCGGTGCTCTCCGTTGCGGGCTTGGCGTTGAGCGGTTGTTCGATCGCGGCTCAGCAGGAGGATGCGGAGTCGAAAGAGAAGACGGTCACGATCATCACGCATGATTCTTTTGAGTTGACCAAGGAACAGGTCAAGAAGTTCGAGACCGAGACCGGCTATAAGCTCAAGACGACCTCCCCAGGTGACGCGTCTTCTGTGGTCAATCAGCTGATCCTGGCTGAAGGTAAGGCGTCCGCGGACGGTTTCTATGGCGTGGATAACCTCCAGGCCGGCGCGCTGACGGAGAAGGGCGTGGTCGAGGACTATGTTCCGGAGAAACTGCCGGAGGCTGCGAAGAAGCTGACTAACAGTGACGCGTTGACTCCGATCGATCAAGGCCAGGTGTGCATTAACGCTGACGCGGGCTGGTTCAAGAAGAACAAGGTTGATTTGCCGAAGAGCATCAACGACCTCACCAAACCTGAATACGCCAAGCTGCTGGTAGCCCAAGACCCGGCGCAGTCCTCCCCTGGCTTCGCGTTCATGGTCGCCACGATGCACAAGACTAAGGACTGGAAGAAGGCGTGGGAGGACATGCTGGCTGGCGGCACCAAGGTCGTCTCTTCATGGTCTAACGCGTACAACACGGACTTCTCCGGTTCTGAAGGCAAAGGTAAGTACCCTCTGGTGGTCTCCTACTCCTCCTCCCCCGCTTTTGAGGGCGGTAAGACCGTGAACATCGATGACACCTGCATCGACCAGGTCGAATACGCCGGAGTGCTGAAGAACGCTAAGAACCCTGATGGTGCCAAGGCCTTCGTGGACTTCATGCTCAGCGAGGATATGCAGAACGCTATCCCTGAGCAGATGTACATGTACCCGGTGAACCCCGATGTGAAACTTCCGAAAGACTGGGCCGCTCACGCGCCGCTGTCGAAGACGTCGGTCACCCCGGACCCGAGCGAGATCGCCCAGAAACGCGAGGAGTGGATCAAGCAGTTCCGCGAGCTCAGCAAGAACGCTAAATAG
- a CDS encoding cytochrome c oxidase assembly protein, giving the protein MSHSQVATSKRASAEPARGSEDPSAKNARLAADNPRVAYALTWISAPIGLITLFLALSYSGTALSVLLGDPGVVTRYGLPIARWVHDISFSITLGTLIFVCAIIPRTTRPQRTTRAAGSTDGGEFTKAFNRLVTVGSVAAIVWAFAAMSTLVLSYSDAAALPVTADKSFTDGIFDYMLNFDFGRSWAVVVSLAIITSTTMIAARSANALGWAAGFAGVALVPLALLGHAAGGDDHWGAVNSMGLHLLGVVAWGGGLVALAVVSGLLGGAQKNITGPDTNPAAAEVLQRFSHLAGASFFLVVLSGVAAGAIRVHTLQQLFGTQYGLFLIFKAFLSVILGFLGIIHRSNIIPRLKNGDLTARKAAWRIIGVEVAIMSAVSAIAVVLARTQPPVSTAPPEVMSPARRLSGYELPPELTISSWASVWRFDWLWVAIIIFLAIAYGRWAYRVHAKGGHWDWWRTLSFYVGLIFLFYITSGPIAVYGQNLFSMHMVAHMALTMVAPFFLVVGSPIALALKAIPARRDGTRGPREWTLVFLHSKWAKGVTHPIVAAVNFTASIVIFYSTDLMWFSMKYHLGHEFMNFHFLLTGYVLAVNMIGLDPLPNRAPYFVRLVILLITMIFHAFYATSIMGTDVLIQPDWFGNQGRDWGPSAIEDQRIGAGVMWGIGEVPTLMLAVGVAVAWSRSDERIARRDERVAERTGNRELRDYNQMLQQLQGAQADGLEEARRAARIRAGLPAEGLPEDEAEAPEGKDEAEGRDDTPRA; this is encoded by the coding sequence ATGTCGCACTCGCAGGTTGCAACGTCCAAGCGTGCCTCCGCCGAGCCCGCCCGCGGAAGCGAGGACCCTTCCGCGAAAAACGCGAGGCTCGCGGCAGACAACCCTCGAGTCGCATACGCGCTCACCTGGATTTCCGCGCCCATCGGGCTCATAACCCTCTTCCTCGCGCTCTCGTACTCCGGTACAGCGCTCTCCGTTCTACTCGGTGACCCGGGCGTGGTGACCCGCTACGGCCTGCCGATCGCGCGCTGGGTTCACGACATCAGCTTCTCGATCACGCTCGGCACGCTCATCTTCGTGTGCGCGATCATCCCGCGTACCACCCGGCCACAGCGCACCACTCGGGCCGCAGGTTCCACTGACGGTGGGGAATTCACCAAAGCGTTCAACCGGCTCGTTACCGTCGGATCCGTCGCAGCGATCGTGTGGGCGTTCGCTGCGATGTCCACGCTCGTTCTCAGCTATTCGGATGCCGCCGCGCTCCCCGTCACCGCAGACAAATCTTTCACTGACGGCATCTTCGACTACATGCTGAACTTCGACTTCGGCCGAAGCTGGGCCGTGGTCGTTTCCCTCGCGATCATCACGAGCACCACCATGATCGCCGCCCGCAGCGCCAACGCGCTCGGCTGGGCCGCAGGCTTCGCAGGTGTTGCCCTCGTGCCGCTGGCGCTGCTCGGCCACGCCGCCGGCGGTGACGACCACTGGGGTGCGGTGAACTCGATGGGCCTGCACCTACTCGGCGTCGTCGCGTGGGGTGGCGGGCTCGTAGCCCTCGCCGTCGTCTCCGGGTTGCTTGGCGGAGCGCAAAAGAACATCACCGGCCCTGACACCAACCCCGCCGCGGCGGAAGTCCTGCAACGATTCTCGCACCTAGCTGGCGCATCGTTCTTCCTGGTTGTGCTCTCCGGCGTAGCGGCAGGAGCGATCCGCGTCCACACCCTTCAGCAGCTCTTCGGAACCCAATACGGTCTGTTCCTCATCTTCAAAGCCTTCCTCTCGGTGATCCTGGGCTTCCTCGGGATCATCCACCGCTCCAACATCATTCCGCGACTGAAAAACGGCGACCTCACCGCACGCAAAGCCGCGTGGCGCATCATCGGTGTTGAAGTAGCGATCATGTCCGCCGTATCGGCGATCGCCGTGGTGCTCGCCCGCACCCAACCGCCGGTATCCACCGCGCCGCCGGAAGTCATGTCCCCGGCCCGCCGCCTCTCCGGCTACGAGCTACCACCCGAGCTCACCATCTCATCGTGGGCGAGCGTGTGGCGCTTCGACTGGCTGTGGGTAGCGATCATCATCTTCCTCGCGATCGCCTACGGCCGCTGGGCCTATCGCGTCCACGCTAAAGGCGGGCACTGGGACTGGTGGCGCACCCTCAGCTTCTATGTGGGCCTGATCTTCCTGTTCTACATCACATCCGGGCCCATCGCGGTGTACGGGCAGAACCTGTTCTCGATGCACATGGTCGCCCACATGGCGCTCACCATGGTCGCGCCGTTCTTCCTGGTGGTCGGGTCCCCGATCGCGCTGGCCCTCAAAGCGATCCCCGCCCGGCGTGACGGCACCCGCGGCCCCCGCGAATGGACCCTGGTGTTCCTGCACTCCAAGTGGGCTAAAGGCGTCACGCACCCGATTGTCGCGGCCGTGAACTTCACGGCCTCGATCGTGATCTTCTACTCGACTGACCTCATGTGGTTCTCCATGAAATACCACTTAGGCCACGAGTTCATGAACTTCCACTTCCTGCTGACCGGCTACGTCTTGGCCGTCAACATGATCGGGCTGGACCCGCTGCCGAACCGCGCCCCATACTTTGTGCGGCTCGTGATCCTGCTGATCACCATGATCTTCCACGCGTTCTACGCGACCAGCATCATGGGCACCGACGTTTTGATCCAGCCGGACTGGTTCGGCAACCAGGGCCGCGATTGGGGCCCGAGCGCGATCGAAGATCAACGAATAGGCGCCGGTGTCATGTGGGGCATCGGCGAAGTACCGACGCTCATGCTCGCCGTGGGCGTGGCCGTTGCATGGTCCCGCTCCGATGAACGGATAGCCCGCCGCGACGAACGCGTTGCCGAACGTACCGGAAACCGCGAACTGCGCGACTACAACCAGATGCTGCAGCAGCTGCAGGGCGCCCAGGCCGACGGCCTCGAAGAAGCCCGCCGCGCAGCCCGCATCCGTGCGGGCCTGCCGGCAGAAGGCTTACCGGAGGACGAGGCCGAAGCACCGGAGGGCAAGGACGAAGCGGAGGGCCGCGACGATACGCCGCGGGCATAA
- the gcvT gene encoding glycine cleavage system aminomethyltransferase GcvT — protein MHITSRHTPLHEVHEALGASFTDFGGWDMPLRYGSELAEHKAVREAAGVFDLSHMGEVRVSGPDAASYLNTALAGNLAAVAVGRAKYSLLMNADGGIIDDLIVYRLDETEFLVVPNASNTPAVLEALKERALGFDVVVADESDETALVAVQGPNAEKILAAVTEGADRDAVVDLRFYSAVPATVAGVDALVARTGYTGEDGYEIYIANADAKAVWDAVIHAGAADGLLPCGLAARDSLRLEAGMPLYGNELSAETSPLEAGLGPVVSLKKNERFVGRDAFEAAKESGLGVTSGRRLVGLKGLERRAARGGYTVMLDGAEVGQVTSGQPSPTLGYPVALAMVDVAHAEEGTELAVDIRGKMLGFTVVPLPFYRRSN, from the coding sequence ATGCATATAACGTCTCGTCACACTCCGCTTCATGAGGTTCATGAGGCGCTGGGTGCATCCTTCACCGATTTTGGCGGCTGGGATATGCCGTTGCGTTACGGTTCCGAGCTTGCCGAGCATAAGGCGGTGCGTGAGGCAGCGGGCGTATTCGATCTCTCCCACATGGGTGAGGTTCGGGTGAGCGGGCCTGATGCGGCGAGCTACCTCAACACGGCTCTTGCGGGGAATCTCGCGGCGGTCGCTGTGGGTCGGGCTAAGTATTCGCTGCTTATGAACGCCGACGGCGGGATCATCGATGACTTGATCGTCTACCGCTTAGATGAGACCGAGTTCCTGGTGGTCCCGAACGCCTCCAACACCCCAGCGGTGCTTGAGGCCCTCAAGGAACGCGCTCTGGGTTTCGATGTTGTGGTTGCCGATGAGTCTGATGAGACCGCGCTGGTTGCGGTTCAGGGCCCGAATGCGGAGAAGATCCTCGCGGCCGTGACCGAGGGCGCTGACCGCGATGCCGTGGTTGATCTGCGTTTCTATTCGGCGGTGCCCGCCACGGTGGCTGGTGTGGATGCGTTGGTTGCTCGCACAGGCTACACGGGCGAGGACGGCTACGAGATCTATATCGCTAACGCCGATGCGAAGGCCGTGTGGGATGCGGTGATTCACGCTGGCGCTGCGGATGGTTTGCTTCCGTGCGGCCTGGCTGCGCGTGATTCGCTGCGTCTGGAGGCCGGTATGCCGCTGTATGGCAACGAACTATCGGCTGAGACGTCGCCACTCGAGGCCGGTTTGGGTCCGGTGGTTTCGTTGAAGAAGAATGAGCGTTTTGTGGGCCGGGACGCGTTCGAGGCCGCCAAAGAATCCGGGCTGGGTGTCACGAGTGGCCGCCGCTTGGTGGGTTTGAAAGGCCTTGAGCGTCGCGCCGCCCGCGGCGGATACACCGTGATGCTCGATGGCGCTGAGGTGGGGCAAGTGACCAGCGGCCAGCCGTCCCCGACGCTGGGTTATCCGGTCGCATTGGCGATGGTCGATGTTGCCCACGCTGAGGAAGGCACCGAGCTGGCCGTGGATATCCGGGGCAAGATGCTCGGGTTTACGGTGGTGCCTCTCCCGTTCTATCGTCGTTCCAACTAA
- the rpmB gene encoding 50S ribosomal protein L28: MAQRCQVTGAVPGFGHSISHSHRRTKRRWDLNIQKKRYYVPSLGRTITLNLSTKGIKTIDARGIEAVVAELKAKGEKF; this comes from the coding sequence ATGGCACAGCGTTGCCAGGTGACCGGTGCAGTGCCCGGATTCGGACACAGCATCTCGCACTCGCACCGCCGCACCAAGCGTCGGTGGGACCTGAACATTCAGAAGAAGCGGTACTACGTACCATCCCTCGGCCGGACGATCACCCTGAATCTGTCCACCAAGGGCATCAAGACGATCGACGCGCGCGGCATCGAAGCCGTAGTCGCTGAGCTTAAGGCGAAGGGAGAGAAGTTCTGA
- a CDS encoding ABC transporter permease — translation MHKQSRSHSELRRRRRIVTIVWSVAALALPAVFLAFFFVWPVAAMIGRGVTPPEGSEGTWWGPLVAVLFDGWTWRLIAQTLGLALGGTLGSIVLGLFGAHILSTRSFRGRGVIRAVATIPFVLPTVVVGVAFRALLAENGPLGFLGLDQTTAAVILAMIFFNFSVVVRQVGAVWADLDPRQAEAARTLGASRLRAFLTVTLPALKPSIWSAASLIFLYCSTAYGLMMTLGKPGFGTLETEIYIQTETFLDLPQAAALSILQLAIVLASLAVSQRARSKSETALRLSQPRLRPLTRADWFSAIIAFGTVTALIVAPLLALLLRSFSTPHGWSLNNYRLLATSSGTGFGGGSTPLETLRNSLLTASDAMWITLIAGLPLAWWLSRHARTAAFGRAQKIVDAAVMLPVGVSGVTIGFGFIVSLQIAFPELARSGSLVPFAQAVVALPVVVRMIIPILRSVDPKLREAAATLGASPLRVALTVDGPMVARGIGFAAGLSFAIALGEFGATSFLASADFQTLPVTIVRLMNRPGADNYGMGMAASVILALVAATAMAVCEWLAERSTRSAKLASTSARLGAVSDSSAPRSADTAPAQED, via the coding sequence ATGCATAAGCAGAGCCGCTCTCACAGCGAGCTGAGGCGCCGGCGCCGCATCGTGACCATTGTGTGGTCTGTTGCGGCGCTGGCGTTGCCTGCCGTGTTCTTGGCTTTCTTCTTCGTGTGGCCGGTCGCGGCGATGATCGGCCGCGGCGTGACCCCGCCCGAAGGCAGTGAAGGTACGTGGTGGGGGCCGCTCGTTGCCGTGTTGTTCGATGGGTGGACCTGGAGGCTCATCGCGCAAACACTCGGGCTCGCGTTGGGTGGCACACTCGGCTCGATCGTTCTGGGGCTTTTCGGCGCCCACATTCTCTCGACCCGTTCTTTCCGTGGGCGCGGGGTCATCCGCGCGGTCGCGACCATCCCGTTCGTTTTGCCGACCGTGGTGGTGGGTGTCGCGTTCCGTGCCTTGCTCGCCGAGAACGGCCCGTTAGGTTTCTTGGGCCTGGATCAGACCACGGCCGCAGTCATCCTCGCGATGATCTTCTTCAACTTCTCGGTTGTTGTCCGTCAGGTCGGGGCTGTGTGGGCGGACCTTGACCCGCGCCAAGCCGAGGCCGCAAGGACCCTCGGGGCGAGCCGCTTACGGGCCTTCCTAACGGTGACCCTCCCGGCGCTCAAACCCTCGATCTGGTCCGCGGCTTCGCTCATTTTCTTGTACTGCTCTACCGCGTACGGGTTGATGATGACGCTCGGTAAACCAGGTTTCGGAACCTTGGAAACCGAGATCTATATCCAGACCGAGACGTTCCTGGACCTCCCCCAGGCGGCAGCGCTCTCGATCCTACAGCTGGCGATTGTGCTCGCTTCGCTCGCGGTATCGCAACGCGCGCGCTCTAAATCTGAGACGGCTCTGCGACTATCGCAACCCCGCTTACGGCCGCTGACCCGAGCTGACTGGTTCTCCGCAATAATCGCTTTCGGCACCGTCACTGCACTCATTGTGGCCCCACTGCTGGCGTTGCTGTTGCGTTCGTTCTCGACCCCGCACGGCTGGAGCCTCAACAACTACCGGCTTCTAGCTACCAGCTCGGGCACCGGCTTCGGCGGCGGCTCGACCCCGTTAGAGACGCTCCGCAATTCGCTTTTGACCGCATCGGACGCCATGTGGATCACCCTCATCGCGGGCCTCCCGTTGGCGTGGTGGCTCTCCCGCCACGCACGCACCGCCGCGTTCGGGCGGGCGCAGAAGATTGTGGATGCGGCCGTGATGTTGCCGGTCGGGGTCTCAGGGGTCACGATCGGTTTCGGTTTCATCGTGTCCTTACAGATCGCGTTCCCGGAGCTTGCGCGTTCAGGCTCGCTCGTGCCGTTCGCCCAAGCCGTGGTCGCGCTGCCCGTGGTGGTGCGCATGATCATCCCGATCCTGCGCTCGGTCGACCCGAAACTCAGGGAGGCCGCCGCGACCCTGGGCGCGAGCCCACTGCGGGTCGCGCTGACCGTGGATGGCCCGATGGTCGCCCGCGGTATCGGATTCGCCGCGGGGCTGTCCTTTGCGATCGCGCTCGGTGAGTTCGGCGCCACGAGCTTCCTGGCGTCTGCGGACTTCCAGACCCTGCCGGTCACGATCGTGCGGCTTATGAACCGACCCGGCGCCGATAACTACGGAATGGGTATGGCGGCCTCCGTGATCCTCGCGCTGGTTGCGGCAACCGCGATGGCGGTGTGCGAATGGCTCGCCGAACGCTCCACACGCTCCGCGAAACTCGCCTCAACATCCGCCCGTCTCGGCGCTGTTTCCGACAGTTCCGCTCCACGCAGCGCAGATACCGCTCCAGCTCAGGAGGACTAA